DNA from Daucus carota subsp. sativus chromosome 1, DH1 v3.0, whole genome shotgun sequence:
GACTGATAAACTACAGAGTAGTGTTGACAGCATGACGACCATACTTGAACGTTGCCTTCACAGGTTGGAGTGGGAACGTTCTCAAGAGCAGGCAAGGCAAAAAGCTGAGGATGAGGTAGAGCAAGAAAGGATACAGATGGCTATGATTGATTGGCATgattttgttgttgttgagaTGATAGACTTTGCTGATGACGAGGATGATGATTTACCACCTCCAATGACTCTTGAGGAAGTTATAAGGAGAAGCAAGATGTCAACTTTGGAAGACGAAGAAATTATTGAGCCTGGAAAGGAAGTAGAAATGGAGATGGATGAAGAAGAGGTGCAACTTGTTGAAGAAGGCATGAGGGttgccagtattgaagaaaatgGTGGTGATAAGCCAAGTGAAGCCAGAATAACCCCAATGGAAGAGGATCAACCAATGAGAATTGTGAAGAACTGGAAGAGGCCTGAGGAGAGAAATCCTGCTGAGAGAGACCCAACTAAATATGTCGTCTCCCCGATCACTGGAGAGTTAATTCTTATAAATGAGATGTCTGAACATATGAGGATATCTCTCATTGATCCCAAGTACAAGGAGCAGAAGGAGAGAATGTTTGCCAAGATTAGGGATACCACTCTTGCTCAGGATGATGAAATATCGAAAAACATTATGGGACTTGCACGGACCCGTCCTGATATATTTGGTACAACCGAGGAGGAGGTATCCAATGCAGTCAAGGCAGAGATCgaaaagaagaaagatgagCAACCAAAGCAGGTCATATGGGATGGTCATACTGGGAGTATTGGGCGAACTGCAACTCAGGCCATGTCTCAAAATGCTAATGGAGAGGATATAAACGATGCGGCAAGCAATCTTCCTGGCCCTGCTGCTCCTCCTAGACCTGGTATGCCGTCCATTCGGCCACTTCCTCCACCTGCTAATCTTGCTGTTAACATTCCCCGACCCCCAAATCCAGGTCAATATCCAGCTCCTCCAAATAGTGGGGTTCTTGCTCCACCTCCACCACGGCCACCACTTCAAGTGCGGGCTCCACCACCCCCAATGCAAATGAACTACGGACAGCAACCTTTCATGCTTAATCGACCTCCTGGGCCTCCATCGATTTCTGTAAACCCACCAAGTATTCCTGTGCCACCACCACCAGGATCTCAGTATACACCATTAGCAGCTCCTCGACCTTATGCACCCCATGTCATGCCACCACATGGAATGCATTTGGTTCAGCCACCTATGCCTCTAGGGATGCCCCCACCACCTCCACCTGAGGAAGCTCCTCCTCCACTTCCAGAGGAG
Protein-coding regions in this window:
- the LOC108203300 gene encoding probable splicing factor 3A subunit 1 — encoded protein: MLGSGPILPLPAPPTDGNLGPLPPSQLQDREIQDIEDEASKSSAAPVSVATHTKTIGIIHPPPDIRTIVEKTATFVAKNGQEFELRIMNNNANNPKFNFLKSSDPYHAYYQHRLSEFRSQTSTTQQPTQGSDASGLESTAPAGEDSNAEAKPDPSEQFRTVRKPLEPPAAEQYTVRLPEGITGEELDIIKLTAQFVARNGKSFLLGLTSREGNNPQFHFMRPTHSMFMFFTSLADAYSKVLMPPKDLTDKLQSSVDSMTTILERCLHRLEWERSQEQARQKAEDEVEQERIQMAMIDWHDFVVVEMIDFADDEDDDLPPPMTLEEVIRRSKMSTLEDEEIIEPGKEVEMEMDEEEVQLVEEGMRVASIEENGGDKPSEARITPMEEDQPMRIVKNWKRPEERNPAERDPTKYVVSPITGELILINEMSEHMRISLIDPKYKEQKERMFAKIRDTTLAQDDEISKNIMGLARTRPDIFGTTEEEVSNAVKAEIEKKKDEQPKQVIWDGHTGSIGRTATQAMSQNANGEDINDAASNLPGPAAPPRPGMPSIRPLPPPANLAVNIPRPPNPGQYPAPPNSGVLAPPPPRPPLQVRAPPPPMQMNYGQQPFMLNRPPGPPSISVNPPSIPVPPPPGSQYTPLAAPRPYAPHVMPPHGMHLVQPPMPLGMPPPPPPEEAPPPLPEEPEPKRQRHDDSLLIPEDQFLAQHQGPAHINVSVPNIDEGNLKGQVLEIKVQSLSETVSSLKEKIAGEIQLPSNKQKLSGKAGFLKDNLSLAYYNVAGGETLSLSLRERGGRKR